The Gammaproteobacteria bacterium region CTTGCGACTGGCGGCCGTCCCGCTGTGGGTCGGTTTGCCTGGAGGAAGCCCCATGAAGCCCGACATTCACCCCAAGTACGCCGAGATCACCGTGACCTGCAGCTGCGGGAATACGTTCAAGACCCGCTCCACGGCCGCGCGCGACCTGCACCTCGACGTGTGCTCGAAGTGTCACCCCTTCTTCACCGGCCAGCAGAAGATCATGGACACGGCCGGCCGCGTGGACAAATTCCGGCGCAAGTACGGGATGGCGTGATGGACCGCGCCCGGGCTCGACCGGGCGGTCGGGAAAGGCGTCCAGCAGGACGCCTTTTCTGTATCCGGCGTCCCTGGCTCGCGCGGGCCGCACTCGCCCTGGGGCTCGGGCTCGCCCCGCCGCTCGCGGTTGTGGCCGCGGCCGCAGAGGCCTGTCCTGCGGACCGCATCGACGCCTGGGCCGAAGTCCGGTCGGTGCTGGACGGGGACACGCTGGTCCTGAAGGACGGGCGCAAGGTGCGCATGCTCGGCATCAACGCCCCCGAGATCCGCTACGACGAGCGCCCCACGGAGCCCTTCGCGACCGTCGCCCGCAGCGCCCTCGAGGAACTGACCGGCGCCGGCCAGCGGGTTGGCCTGCGCTTCGACGTGGAGCGCGAGGACACCTACGGTCGCACCCTGGCCCACGTGTTCCTCCCCGACGGCACCAACGTGCAGCGCGAGATGCTCAGCCGCGGACTGGCGGCCAGCATCGTGGTGCCGCCGAACGCCTGGAGTTGGGAGTGCTACCGGGACGCCGAGCGCGAGATGCGCGAAGCGGGGCGCGGGATGTGGAGCGACGAGCGCTTTCGCCCCACGCCTCCCGCCCAACTCCCGCCCAACGCCGAGGGCTTCTGGTTCGTCACCGGCCGCGTGCAGCGGGTGGGCGAAGGCCGCAACGCCTGGTGGCTCAACCTGGGGGGCGGGCTCTCGGTGCGGGTCGACAATCGGGACATGGAGTACTTTCCCGGCCTGCGCCCCCGCTCGCTCGCGGGCCAGCGCATCGAG contains the following coding sequences:
- the rpmE gene encoding 50S ribosomal protein L31, which gives rise to MKPDIHPKYAEITVTCSCGNTFKTRSTAARDLHLDVCSKCHPFFTGQQKIMDTAGRVDKFRRKYGMA
- a CDS encoding thermonuclease family protein, with protein sequence MAAAAEACPADRIDAWAEVRSVLDGDTLVLKDGRKVRMLGINAPEIRYDERPTEPFATVARSALEELTGAGQRVGLRFDVEREDTYGRTLAHVFLPDGTNVQREMLSRGLAASIVVPPNAWSWECYRDAEREMREAGRGMWSDERFRPTPPAQLPPNAEGFWFVTGRVQRVGEGRNAWWLNLGGGLSVRVDNRDMEYFPGLRPRSLAGQRIEGRGWLNTSPRDRWVNARHPAALRVLD